From the Xenopus laevis strain J_2021 chromosome 7L, Xenopus_laevis_v10.1, whole genome shotgun sequence genome, the window TGCCTGCTTCACTGATCCAAAgcactttatttttataacaCATAGAGCTTCTGAAGCAACCACACAAAATTTACAAGACGCACTATACCATAATAACTTGGTTGTTTGCTTCTTTATAATATTTGGTGGTACAGCCAGTATCATACCcttagggtcatatttatcatgttgtgtaaaaaatgGATCTGTtgtacaaaatgtaaattataatgaCTGAAATCTGTCTcgcaataataaaaatacatgtaatgTATAATAATCATTGGGTTAAAATACAATACAGTGTGAACAAATGGTCGGTGCCACTCCTCATAACAGAAGCAGACAGATGGATCTGGAAGGAATAAAAGGATTTTCCAGAGTTAAAAACAAAGCAGGCTTGATGTATTTTATACTCAGTGGTACTTAAACCTCTCAGGCTGAAAAAAGAGCGCCTAAGCATTTAGTTAATATGCTAAGGAATCAACTCCTCCTTATTAACAGATGTACAAAATCCGCCCATTCATCACAAAACTTGATTCTTAACTACATAATCCTTATGAATACatacaactaaataaaacaacTGAGACTGGACAGTTTCAAAGCATAAAGAGTAAAAATCCACCACAAATCCTTTCTCAAAAGTCTGAACCACAAATCCTCGACTATGATTGGTGAAATCACTTTAGGCTGTTAATTACACtattaaggggttatgtaataaaagacactatgtTTACCCAAAAGCCGtgacatatagcaaccaatcagcaggtagcatttactggtcacccatttaaaacaaacatcttattgcttgctataagttactgctcctgggcaaacatagtgtattttattacatatagaggTTAGTGTTTTTCACCTCAAATATTAATCACTTTTTTGTTAGTGGGGAGAGACTTATAGGGTcttttttaaagttatgtgtgCAATGATGTATAAGTGCCACTGAGAAATGTGTTGGGCCTTCTTTATTTTTATCTGACGATGCAATAAAGCCCTGTTCTTTCCATCTCCCTTTGTCATGTGGTAAGTACAGCCCCCCACCCACCTTTTGGACTGTGCCTACAGCCACTCCCTAACATCCCTAAcgtgttttgtgcctgttggggcacttactcatagcacAATCAGGCATGAAAGGCTGCTTAGTTATGTCCTCATAAACCGGATTCCTATTTTATAACTGTTTAATAACTGTTTGCTTTACACTGAGGAGTTCACACAACTTTGAATTAATTGTGTATGTGCGTGGATTAATGTAAGACCAGCTTTAGTTGTCTACTTCCATATAAGTACAAACCTAAAAGTACATCAGCCCCACTAATGCAAAGTAAtgactttttttcattatacTTGCCTTCTGGGTTCTTATAGGTCGTCCATTAGTCAGGAGCAGCATGGACCTACTCTTTTGTCAAACAATGGCCCAATCAGTGCAGTTTAGTCATTAGTTTGTGATTAAATGGCACTGATATCAAGGCAAGATCCAGCTTGAAGCTGTTATTTTAACCATATCTTCAAGCATTGTAGTGTGTATTAATGGTTCAAATGAATTAGCTCACTTAATCAAAATCTGGTGGGCCAATGATTATAGCTGTAGGGAATTATCAGTCAACCACTTAGGCAGGATCTCTATCTAATATAATTATTTAGCTCTACCATTAAATAATGAGATGCACATTAGAGGTGGAAGAAATTTAAACCCTGTATTATTGGTACACATGCAAAATATGCTGAGCTTTTATTTAAACCAATGCAAGGAAAGAAACTTGGCAGGGCTAGAGAAGATGGACTGCATGTAATGATTCCTTTTAACTCCTGATTAAGAAGAAAACATCATTGTATATTGTAAACCTGTTTTTGTCACAATATAAAGAGTAAATGGCAGGTATGAATCCTCATTGATTGCTATGCAATACCTGTAGCTAAAACGTTTTATCGTTGCACGTTACACTTCTCCATATTATGGATGCATTAGACATTTATAGAATGTGTGGAATGTTGAAAAGCTGCAGTATAACAACCAAATGTATTGCAAAATATACAGTCGTTTAGGTCCGCACCCAAAGCTTGTACAGGTGAGAGTTTTAGATTTGCATCTATGTTAATTGAGTTGATGAAAGAGCCTTGACTAACCTTGTTTGACTTGCGAGGCTGGCATATGGCATAGATACTGACACATGGCATACTACATATTAagactgtatatataatattgcagCCCCCTTTCCATTTCCCACATTCATGTTCTTTTAATGTCCAATTGACTCCTGTATACTACTTACCTCATGTTTTCCTACACagaaatatttatgaatatttatgcCTAATGTTATGgattttaataaagtaaataatacatttaaattctCTGTAGTTTTGGAGTTGCAGTTGAACCAATGACACTTCCATTCTCTGTTACCTGAAGTACACACACATAAACAATATGGTCAGTTTATcctggagtgtgggaggaagcaGGAGGAAacatatgtagatatatatatatatatatatatacatatatatacatttcatggCGAGTGCTGTTGATTGGAGTTTCCTGCACTGCAAGGTAGTAATTCTTGTCACTGGTCTAAATTAAGAATTTGATTGTATTCATCTACATTAATTAGATATAACAATGTATACGGtaaaaaacatttacacacaATCACACGCTCCTTCTTATACACTGCATATGGAATTGTACTTTGGCTTATAATGCATTACACATTGTTCTATTTGTTCTGAAATACAATAAGTGCAGCCATGACCTCTGTTGCAACAACCCTATTTGTTCATTATCACACGCTATTTGTATTTCAGATTTCACAGTGGAAGGATGGTGACAGACTGGGAAATCAGTTGCCCagttgctggtgggatggcatataAATCGCATTGGATTtcgtcacaaggaaacttcggaaatctgaAGCGGATCGTATGCCACCCTGCCagcgatttgtattcttgccaggaaggaaggcatttggggagattagtcgcttgcaGAAGATTTGTCattgggtgactaatttcccccgtCTGTCACCACCCTTCCACTGTGAAACCTGTTgtcacagtagagaagatttgtcactgggtgactaatctccccatgtgccaccaccctaagggcaatggcacaccaggagatttaTCGCTATCGTAAATGTCTGCTTCTTTGGGAAACTTATCTCTTGTAAAagcctcttgaggcaacttcaagcaATTCTGGAAGACTGAAGCAGCACATGGGTTtaaccaccagcgattcacattattgcctttGGGAAAACTTTTACAGAAAATTAGTTCCCACAGAATCAGAGATTTATCTCTAGCAAATAATCCCCTGATGTTCCAttgccctaagggcagagacacatgggaagatttcgggagatttagtcgcctggtgataaaTGGCCCcctcttcaggcaactaatctcccagaactgccttcccgacggctagaatcgaaatcaccagcAGAATGGCATttagagcgcttcattttctgaagtcgcccgaagtttcctcatgaggcaacttcgggcaccttcagaaaacaaagctctcGGGGTGCCATCTCGCTCGGAGTGCCATTGCGTGCCTCATGCTGTACACCTAGCACTGCCTTCAtatcaaaaattagattttaactctcacataaggcggaagcatgcaaatcactcctttatgtccctgtggcatccagaaccgctggttttatagcacagatacagcctccAGCTCTCTGTAGGGATGCTGTAGGTTCTCCCTGCATGCTGCCAGGGGGCGGCCACAGAATAAGATTCCAAAGACAGGTGTTCCTGTGGAAACCATATTCCAGCCTATAAGAGCTTCACCAGCCAGTCATCAATATACACAGGCCAAGAAGCAGCCCCTATGATGGCATTAGCAACTTGTCCTGCCTGCACCTGAACAACTGTGTCAACCAGGGTGCAGGCACACACAGCTGATTTTAAAGCAAGAATGTAAACTCATTAGTTTCTGAACCAAAATCAGCTGTGGCCAATACAAAAGTTCCAGGTGCCGGCAGGACAGGGTGGCAACGTATGGCTAATGCAGCCATGGCTAATGTCATGCTGAAATACACTGGTCAATAGGCCAAAAATGCCACTATGAAGGCTGGGTGCTATCAGGCAGATGTATGCATTGTCTGTaggttgtcatttaaaaaaatacctgAAACTGCTATAAGTTGCAAACACTTATATCATTCAAAACAAGTTCCCAAGGCATGTAAATTAGGCCTCACATATTATAGGGGGAAGAGCTAAATTAGCAGGGTTCACCCGCATATATAATGTTAACTAATACCTCCCAGCATTACAACTAATAAGCTTGAGCTGAGTCTGTATTGGAGTCCCAGTATTGACTGAATTAGTGGTAGAATGCCTAATGTATAAACTTCTTTTTTTGGATCCACATATGTGGCAGCTGCCACTGGAGGCCACAACCCATCCCCGAGAAAAAGTTGTCCAGCTTGgttgagggaaaaaaacaaaaaacaactcaactaCCTGCAGTATATGGGAACGGGCCAGGTCATGGACTAGATGAAATAACAAGAGAACTAGCACACTTATCAGCTGTCTGTATCACATTACTATATGCCTTTTGAATTTACTCCAGAGGCAAAATGGCTTTGTTTGCAACCTTTGCACTTGACattaagcggcagatttatcaaaggttgaatttagatttcatgggagttttttttaaactcccataaacgccCATGAACTCGAAGGTCGActgaaattcgaccaactgcaatttattaaaagatttgaatttttaaaactcgggtaAGTGGAATTGACCtgcaaacttgattcaaattcgaattaaattcgatttgagtttttcctctgaaaaggaaggcagcaaaaaactccaaattgatcccaggacatcccccataggctaaaaaagcaatttggcaagtttaaggtggcaaatagtcgagtttgaattcttaaagggatagtgtatgataaatttcgaaaattgaattagaacttttaaaaaataaacttgaatcaaattttaactattccctagtcgaatttcactaaaaaaacttgaaaatttgaattttgaaattcgaatttcaaatttttacttcgacccttgataaatctgcccctaaaactagacatttgctttcattgttctaagTAGGATAATATATTCTAATACTATGGTAAACTTCACCCTTTGTTTAAAGATAGCTAATGACACTAAGGTTTATAGGAATACCTTTATGTTTATATGTCATAGCCTGAAGACTAAAAAAGATTTTTCTAACCCCTCTTTCCTTGTAGATCTTTTATTACCACAAAAATGCATATCCTCAACTTGATGGACGGTTTCAGGGCCGAGCAGTTTGGGATGGAAACATTATGCGCAATGATGCATCAATACTAATCAGAAACATTCAACCTATGGATAATGGAACATACCTGTGCCAGGTTAAGAATCCTCCAGATGTACATGTTGAAATGGGTGAAATCCAGGTCAGAGTGGTTAACAAAGGTATGTACCAGGGGGTTTACGAAGAGACGTTTCGCTTAGACCAATGTTATGATGAGGCCTGCTGTATTTTTATAGAGCCTTTCTAAAAGAGGCAATATAAACCCCATATTTAACAGATGAACTACTGTGATAGAGGAAAATGATTTTATGTGTTCATTTTCTTACAGACATATATTATTTCTCTTACAGAGTAAcgtatatatacagtcatatgaaaaagtttgggaacccctcttaattctttggagttttgttgactgagttttcaaagtagcaacttaaatatataacatgccttatagaaacagtattatttcagcagtgacataaagtttattggattaacagaaaatatgcaatatgcattataacaaaattagactggtgcatacatttgggcagcccaacagagatattacatcaatactaagttgagcctccttttgcaaatgtaacagcctctagacacctcctatagcctttgatgagtgtctggattctgtatggtggtatttttgaccatttgtccatacaaaatctcgattattgcaggctgagaggggttcccaaactttttcatatgactgtaagagTAAGGAGCtggtcctctgaacatttttccttttatggGACTTTTCCTAGAAACATTTTACAACTTAGCACCAGTAGTCATTATCTTTAGTTGCTGCCCATGAGAAACAGGTTTAGGATCGGAAGAATATCTGATGTGAAAGAAGACATAGTCCCACACTACTTAATGCTTGACATTGAGGCTTGGGTAGGGCTTGAAACATCTTTCTGATAGGAATCTTGCATGacttttacaaaataaatgaatgtgtgcATATGTATATGTAAACTATATTTTTTCCAGAGGGGCACATACTTATTTTTAACATAAGCTCAATTAAGAATATGTTGGCGTGGGATGTTCTTTGCCCATTTTAGTTGTCACTTTCAAAAACTGCTTTACTGAAATGCTCCTCACTTTAGACCTTAGAAGGTCCAAAAGAATTTGGTTTGTAGTTCCTCATTCCAAATTATTCTGGTCATGGCTTTTTCCATGGAGGCAATGTCATAATGTATATGGCATTCTTTTTGTGGTCAAAAGTTtcctaacatttaggggcagatttatcaagggttgaatttcgagatGATGGgagtatctctctctctatatttaaaAGCTGTATTCGAtcacattcgattcgaagtctttttaaaaaaaaaactttgatttttcaaagtgcaCCAAATAGGTTCtcggaggtctcccataggctaaaagagcaatttTAGATAGCGAATAGTCGTAAgtcgacagtacatgataaatttcgatatttgaattttctaattgttttcaaattctaatcgaatttggactattctctagttgaagtacacttaggggcacatttacttagcttgagtgaaggattagaaggaaaaaaacttcgaatttcaaaggttttttttggcttcttcgaccatcgaattggcttattcgaccttcgactacgacttcgaatcgaactaaaaatcattcgactattcaaccattcgatagtcgaagtactgtctctttaaaaaaaacttcgaccacctacttcgccacctaaaacctaccgagctacaatgttagcctatggggaaggtcgaacgaacgaattgcggtaaatcattcgacttcgatattcgaagttgaaggattttacttcgacggtcgaatatcgagggttaattaaacctcgatatttaaccaatagtaaatgtgccccttaaactagcttgaaatttgaatttaaaaattagatttttcaattcaacccttgataaatcttccccttactGTACATGTACAAAGGCTAGTCATATGTTTGATGATATAACATCTCGCATTTGCTGGGAAAGCTTCGATAGATGTTGTTATTTGATactattcagccacaagagcagtAAGGTAGGGCAGTGATGTTGGGTGATCAGGCCTGTCTTGAAGTTGCTGTTGTAGTTTATTccacaggtgttcagttgggcTCTGGGCATGTCAGCCAAGTTGTTCCACTCCTATTTCAAACGCTGAAACAAAATATGTATGGACATTGCTTTGTTCAGTGTAGAAGCCACTTCTTTTCACTGGCTGCATTACAGCACAAATAAcaatagcaattacaaataacattaaaaccactGCATGAAAGTATATTAGAAAGttagcattacattttcttttttttaagcagtggtttattttttggtttatatCCAAGTTAAAATGATAGGTAGGGTAAGATCAATCTTACACAGGGCAAGAATTTGTTTCGTTTTATCTGTGTGGTCACACTAGTACTTGTcataatacttacattttttattattctgttacTGTGTGCTGTAATTTCTTAAAAGGATCCTCTTGTATGGCCAAGATAAAACCAGCTCTTTTCAATCTCCCCACAGCAAAGTTGTCTGAAATATTTGTGCTGGCTTTGGTTATTGGAGTGGGCAGTGCAGCGATCATCCTGATAGTGCTAGCATTTGTTCTTTATCGATACTGTCGTATGAAGAAAATCCATCGGAGTACTCCTGTGTCTATGCTAGAATGGTAAGAGACATCCGCTAGGCTCAATAATACAAATAGGTCTTGTTGGGAGAACACCGTATTTCATGGATTTCATTTACACTATGATTTGTTTAGTGAAGCAtgttgagaaaggtcccagcagggACCGAAGCGTTATGTTGGCTAGAACATGCTTCACTTAATAtactttttgttttgaaaaattgttgctggttgattttgaaaatatatatgtaaaactttaaccgtgcaactgggtgaAGTTGAGAAGCGGAGTGACCGCCATcttaccactatatatatatgtatactttgagaaaggcctcggaggaggccgaaacgttaggctttAAGCTTTGCaataaacacttttatttatatgaataagacctgtgagtgcggatctccTTGGATTTTTGgtaaataatatttttgatactgcacccaggtatatgaactttttattcgagagtgccggctttctgtagactttgacgtagttggccagcttaaatatattgcaatatatggacaaacaatccctgtgttgtttaaagggtaaggcattttttagtagcagtatgcacaaaatgtcgctgtcttaaatatattgataatgggttgagtgcagaggacctcttgtagttgactatatgtattttgtggtcacaccctcattgcacccccgcctaatggttttaaaaactagtggtgagcacaactttcccttgtttgttatagttatacaggagcagtgaccagctccatgttgtagctcccacccctcccagctatagtcaggtgatcccactggtgtctaataaaagggcagccaagtttgggagttttactttgaaagcagctagtgagttgcaggtaaaacttagtccctttgtaaaatgtataattaagcaattgaattcttaatgaatcagataaaattaagcgtaggactggccagatatgggatgactttgacgtagttggccagcttaaatatattgcaatatatggacaaacaatccctgtgttgtttaaagggtaaagcattttttagtagcagtatgcacaaaatgtcgctgtcttaaatatattgataatgggttgaatgcagaggacctcttgtagttgactatatatatatatatatatatatatatatatatatatatatattatatataaataaaaaatatatatatattattatcaaaCCTTTAAGAGCATATTACAAGGATCCTTGTAATATGCTCTTAAAAGTttgataataaattatattttttgaaaaaattccagtgtgcacTGATCACTACCAAAGGACATGTGAATATTCAATATAGCAGCAGCACCTGGTAAATTATTGGTTTAAAGCATGCAAGAGACCCTTTCGGTTTTGCGTTATATGAGTTATGCGTTATATGATATATACATAATTTTGTActccatttgtaaaatatattttattaaatacacattAGCATACAATTACTGCACCAAATAAAAGGCTGAAAAGaggaaaataagtaaataaaagacTATTTATGTGAAGCAGTGTCAGATTTTCCTTTTGTTTGATTCTTCTCTCAAATTTCTTTTGCAGTACAGAAAAGTTAAATGAGAAACCATGCAACATGAAAGAGGTTTATGCGTAATCACTTGGGGCACCCAATCAGAGGTCAGTCACTAATCACATTACTGAGACAAACCAACAATCAATAGTAACAACGTGGCAATGATATTACAAGTTCATATGTCGCAGACAAAAGTAGTACTATGTTTGCCAATGATAAAAGAAGTAACTAATAGGTCTGTCTTCTAtaaatggtttttgtttttaattttaaactttaaatgggttgttcaacttcctTTAGCAGTTCAGGtgattttagagagaaaaaaaatacctttttcaaAGCCtgtttatttttgactgtttttcttaAATAGAAGTTTAAAAAAGGGTCTCAAAACAAAACATTCTGTGCATACAACAATAATATTTGCTAATGCTCATATCAGATAGTAGTTATTTACTAATAAAGGTTAAGATAATTATTCATAAGCAGGTTGTGTTATATAGTATCTGTATTTCAGAAACACAACCAGCAGtagttattttaaatattttaaattaaagcatTATTACTAATATGGTTTCTAAGTCACTCTCAAGCATAATTTACCCTTATGTGAAAGGACAAGCAGAAACAGCAttcattatgctttatttacaaaacaCTAACAATTATGGAGCTGTACTGTACAACATTAGTATATGTTTGCAACACGGGGAGGCCTTGTGAGGCTTATGGCTCATATGCAGTAGTGTTTTATCTCTGCAACTTTTCCCAGTGGACAGTCAATTAGATAAAGCACAGAAAATTAGGCTACTCTGTTGCTTGATTGCTCTTGGCATTAAGGAGTATAACACAATCTAATGTTCAAGGTCTTTGATTTAACTTCGTCTAAGAAAATCTGTTTTGACATGGGGagcgttatttactaaaatccaaatttatctcatttattaattaaaaaacacagcTAGATTTAATCGGTAAAAACTCGATTAAacaagcaaaaacctgaatcgtacaattttttttcttggtttttttccaaatcgcttgattttttcagattttttcctgaaaaccccaaattttacagatttttgcctgaaaagtgtGATTTTCAGGTTAATTACagtgcaggtctgagatggtggatttttggatttgggctttttgccaCATCGGGctttaatcttgaaaaattttggtttaaaaataaaacaaaaaaattaaaaaatttgagttttgccctaaaaagccagaccagaatttagtaaataacacccttagatGCTACAAACATATTTTCTCTCTCTGTTCATGCAGGTCACTTGAATTAATCTGGTCCGAAAACCCTTGGCTTGGATCCCAACTCCCCAAAAGCAGCAGAGCTGTAATGATGGGAAAAGTCTGtcataaaaatatgaaagtttTTTTATCTTGCTTTATTTTCAGAATAGTTCTGTGGGACCAGAGCACAAACTACTGTTATTCCAACTCTGCCAGAGTTATGGGGACCATGCGGCATTGATGTGATCTGCTATGATGCCACAAGGAACCTTAGCTCCAAAGTACTAATGCAGATTTGACGTACTTACACATTTCTGTACCCCTATTGTAATTATCACATTGCCTTCCACATCTGAAGCCGGATATGCTCAAGACGGATGTTTAAAATTTGGTGTCTGTGACGCTAAacccttttttaattttagtcGTTTTTGTATGATTACAtatggtgtttttttgttttgtttttttaagtcctTTTCTCGTAGATGTATGTGTATGCACTCACTGGAGCAACTAAAAGGATTCTTCACTGCTCCATAATCTTTATCCATTTTATTACCTAATGATAGTGTTTGCCTTAAAAGCTGTTGGCTCAACCCCTCAAGATCAAGTCATCAACTTGTTGGCTTGTGTATGGTGGCTGTAGATTGACCTGCCTGATTGATATGCAGCATAAACCGATTGACCCATAGGCCTTCATTATGATCCAATAATTATTGAAGTAATCAGATCATCCTAATATGGCCAAATGTGGTgaaaatccacttgtttggtgatttCACCTAATGAGCAGTGTATGGTCAGTGTTCAGGAACTGGCAAAAATAATACCCTGCACACATCATACATCTTGTTTCTGACTTGATATAGGAGCCTTCCAGAGGTTCTCATATGCTAGGGGGGTTACACTGCCTACTAAAGTCACCTAACAAGTGTCCCTGACTAATGTTGCTGCCCTGCTGCACTAGTGACAGTCAAACAGCTATAGGCAGGCTGTGGGAAGGCTGTTGATATGGTTTTTCGGCTGCCACTGCAGGTAAGGAagccaaaaaatactttatgATCATGACTTCTATAATTAGAAAGGGTACACATACACATTATAGAATGGCTtctttttagcaactttttagcaactttccaattactcttctttttttttttttttaaattatttgccttcctcttctgcctctttctagctttcaaataggtgtcactgaccccagcagccaaaaaaaaaatgcttctttttagcaactttttagcaactttccaattactcttctttttttttttaaattatttgccttcctcttctgcctctttctagctttcaaataggtgtcactgaccccaaaaaaaaaaatgctgtgtgaAACTTCAATTGTAttataaattgttacattttataatgtTAATAAGTTAaaattcagtatgatgtagagaatgatattttgagacaatctgcaattggttttcatttttttttgtgctgtttgagttatttagctttttattcagcagctctccagtttgcagtttctgcaatctggttgctagggaaatagcaaccatgcattgatttggataagagactgaaatatatataGGAGATcaagaaagatgattaataaaaagtatcaataaatttgtagcggtacagagcatttgatttttagctGGAAAGAgactgaagaaaaaggcaaataatttaaaaactattaaaaaagtaattaataaCAACCAATTGAAGAGCTAGCCATTCTACATActataaagttaacttaaaggtgaaccactcctttaattggTTACTTTTGATCTTGGCACCTGCACTAAACCAGCATGGTGGTGCCAGGGAATGGAATGTTTCTGCATGGCTGTGCCAAGGAAATTGTTTGCCGgggaataataaaaatgatagagTATATAATAATTGTATTGAATTGTAATGTCATAAGTAgttgatttgattataatgtatgCTTTGTATAAGAATTTCTAATGACGTACTATTCTATCTGTTTATTTCTATGAAGTCGtgtaaattatatgtatattgagTTTTATTTCATGACAGTATCTCCACTATGTATAACTGTTTCCGTTCTATCTAACT encodes:
- the mpzl2.L gene encoding myelin protein zero-like protein 2, with product MLSAAHAVGTLHLAVLGCLFVTACSIEVFTNKELEAVNGTDTRLKCTFSSSAPVGDNIIIVWMFRPLSGGEDQTIFYYHKNAYPQLDGRFQGRAVWDGNIMRNDASILIRNIQPMDNGTYLCQVKNPPDVHVEMGEIQVRVVNKAKLSEIFVLALVIGVGSAAIILIVLAFVLYRYCRMKKIHRSTPVSMLECTEKLNEKPCNMKEVYA